The nucleotide window tgaccgatggattaatctatgtatagtcttctgtgctgttggctgtttttatcctcgtactgggttgggacgtctgagcgcaggtcttgccaccgcaccttcaaacattttctaggggaaacactgctgatataccactcaacgccagccaatattatttaaatagactTTACTAAAATTCACTGGAGTTTACGTCTTAAGTATAATGTTACGTAAAGTTGGGCACACAATTCATGGCCACAACTATCACTATTaaatctttatttttttaaaaatccaccaTGTCATCTCACCATATACTGTACTCTCAACCTTGAATCCAATCTACAGCAAAATGCTCATCTCTGGTCTCATTAACAATAGAACACATTAACAATAGAATCAAAGTGTAAAAGATGTGAcaggtagatgtttactgaattagtGAAATAGTCGAGTGTGTGTTGGCTAACTATTAAATTTACCATACGCTAGCAAATTTATTTAGGTTTATGCTTAGTATTTTGTACCTTACTGGATGTACAGTATCAGTGTTACATTAAACTAACATTGGCTTAATgaaggacagcacggtggtgtagtggttagcactgtcacctcacagcaagatagttctgggttcgagcccagtggctgacaagggcctttctgtgtggagtttgcatgttctccctgtgtctgcgtgggtttcctccgggtgctctggtttcccccaaagacatgcagatttggttcattggtggctctaaattgaccataggtgtgaatgtgaaggagtgtgaatgactgtctctggctacgtttacattagaccgtatctgtctcgttttcttcgcggatgcactgtccgtttacattaaaccgcctggaaaagccgggaaacgggaatccgccagcgtccacgtattcaatccagatcgtgtcagctccggtgctgtgtaaacattcagaatacgcggatacgctgtgctgagctctagctggcgtctcattggacaacgtcactgtgacatccaccttcctgattcgctggcgttggtcatgtgacgcaactgctgaaaaacggcgcagacttccgccttgtatcacctttcattaaagagtataaaagtatgaaaatactgcaaatactgatgcaaatactgcccattgtgtagttatgattgtctttaggcttgccatccttccacttgcaagtggtaagtgatatgcgctgggatcacagtggctcagtcccgaatcacagcttgtgcacttcactcgcgtgctctgtgagctgcgcaaggccggagtgcgcaccctccagagggtactcgctgttcagggcggagtgatttggagcgcaggatgcctgcggagccgagcgtatccgtgtattggtgttgctgtgtgcacgcaaattgtgtattggtgttgctgtgtgcacactaatcgttttaaaaacgttaatctgatgatccgctgatacggtctaatgtaaacatgggctctgtgtgtcagctctgcgatgacctggtgacttgtccagggtgtaccccgcctctcacctatagtcagctgggataggctccagcttgcccgtgaccctgtacaggataagtggctacagataatggatggatgaacttaAACCTTGAGACTATGTTTGAGACATGAACACTAAATGGAAGGTTGTTCCATAACtttggggctttgtaagagaaaACTCCTCCCCTAGCTGCAGCCTTCGTTACCAACAaagagcctgcaccttttgattgaaGCAGGTGTGGAGGATCTTAAAAGCCCAGAAATTTGTGTGAAACAATTCAGGGATTTATGGtttaatagtagtattttatgttAGATTAGGTTCattggagccctgtgatgacctggtgacttgtccagggtgtaccccgcctttcgcccgtagtcagctgggataggctccagcttgcctgcgaccctgtagaacaggataaagcggctagagataatgagatgagatgagaggttcattggaggctctaaattgaccgtaggtatgaatgtgagtgtgaatggttgtgtgtctctatatgtgtcagctctgcaatgatctggtgacttgtccagggtgtaccccgcctctcgcccatagtcagctgggataggctccagcttgcccgcgaccctgcacaggataagcggttacggataatggatggatggatggatggaagttaaaattttaataaaaggtttcttctttttttcccaaCTTTATTTGCATGCAGTCGGACAAAATCCATCCGTATCACCCTCGTTTGTTCAAAGACGTAGGAATTTTTCAAGGTTACAAACCATGTCAAGCCTTATAATTACAATATGTTTCAGCACTGTAAAACGGATCTAACAGGAGCACCTGCTGAAGCGCGTAACTGTGTTATTGCATCACTCCATTTACCAGCACGCTTGCTTTGAATCATCTGTGTGTGGGTGGTTATGGAGGGCTGAACCCCAAATCCTTTCCCACACTCACTTCCAGCTCCCGCCAAAAGTAACTTGTAAAGGCACAATACATGGGTACCTCCTTCCAAAAGCAGGCTTTGACAGTATGCCCCTTGCCTGACACACTCTCACCCCCATGCAGAGAGTGAGGGAGGCAGATGCTGAGCGTGCTACTCAGCCTGTTCGCTGGGAAAGCCCTGACCTCCCCTCAGCACGGTGGAATTTCGGTCTTGATGTGAGGAAACGCTCAATGGCATTCCAGTGTCACATGACCAGGCATTCAAGGCGCACCATGAAAAGCCACTTGGAGCGCAAAACTGTGGCATTGTCACATACCTTCTGCCCCATTAGGAAAGTGATGGCAGTTGATGGTGTGTTTGTGGTCATTAAACAAAAAGAAAGAGAAGGAAATGGGAAGCACTCTGAAAGAAAATCTTCCGCACTCTTTCAGAATAGAGGATCTCATGCTCGGACTTTTAACATGCCATGTAACATTCAACAGGTGAATTGGCATTTTGTGTCATGACAGAATTAAGGTAAATAGGAGCCATTCGCATGGGCAGGTGTGTGGTACTTGGCTGTATACATTGCCTCAAGGGTGTTTGTATGTGTGGTTATGGGTTCCTGTACCTTGATGGCATCTGTCAACAGGAGGTCTACCTGTAGCCTTTCCTTTCAAAGGTGTGTGTGGGAGAGCAGGAGGCTTTGTGTGTATAAGCAGAAGTCCAGATGGTCTATTGAGGCTGAGGCATAATGGAGCACACTGGATCAGTGGAGGCAGGGTGGAGCCGGTTGCTGAATGGAGCCGAAGTGTGGGAAACACACACAGGTCGAAGCTCTCACACATTCCTTGCTGGAGAGTGCTGCTTTGGCCAAACTTTAGATAGTTGGGCAGCTGGGTGCACAGCCATAGAGACACTATATGCCTGGATATATGGTGTATTATAGGCTTTTTTTATGAAAAGAATTAAGGTCCACAGAGCTTGCGGGGAGAAAATGAGCCAGTGGATAGCGGATGAAATGTTACATGGTCTTCAAAGACATTTGCATGGTTGGTTGAACACTAACAATGTTACATAGCTTACCTTACAAACGTACACTACCGATCCAGCTCGGATTTTCACTTTTTGAAAATCAAATAACTAAAAATGAGGGAAAGAATAAATAAGAATAAAACTATTTAATATCAAATCACATGATTATTGAATTTGATCATGATGAAaactttcaagatgaaggaagataaGTTCATGTTCAAATGTCTGTAATGAAAGGTACGAGTGCGGGAATGAGAGCGCAGGTGATGTAGGAGATGAGAACATGCACGCGTCCCACAAACCCATACCACCTCCGGGCTGAGCAGCAGGTTCAAAGAGTGTGTGTTTGGGGACGAAGAGGAGTGCAGCTCTATTGACCGAAGGACGTGTGAGCAGGATCCTGCCTGACTTTCCCACACTGTCGGTCCATTTATTATCCGAAATTCTCGGGCGGAGGGAGGGTGCCCAGAACAACAGAAGTGTGCCATCCTCCAGGGCATGGGATAATTGTGCTTAACTGACGTTGCTATGAATGCATTCCTCCTCTCAGTGTGGGTATGAGAAAGCAGATAATATAGGTaaacattaaattaaatcttaACTCGTATTTCTGATACAGTACAattttttgaaagaaagaaagaaagaaacatgcCCATTAACATTTATGCTTTTAAAATAATCAGGTTATAATTGTTCCCCTGATAGTCTTGAACATCTGTTAAATTTCAAAATGTGCACAAGCCAGATAAGAAGTGTAATGATTTATCGTTATGTCAGTGCCCCTTGGGAAATTATCAGACTCTCATAGTGGTTATACGTGGCTTATCAGTCAAAAAGGAGGCTCCCAGGTAATAAAAGTCTCACAACCTGGCTTGTGTCTGTGGTACTGATATCTAGAAGGCTGTCCCCACTGTGGGGGCCATGATGCCGGTTAACCATGGAATAATTGATGCCTCTTCTATTGTCGAAGACGCCTCACCCACTGGCCTCCGAGTGTGGGAAACCTAATCCTGCCTGGGACTCATGCCTTTGTAATGCTAATGCTCTCCTATAAATAGGGCAGAGAGGGATCCTCACTCACTACAGACTACATCTGACTCGCTCTCGTTCTGAAACCATGGCTCCTACTTACATGCCTTCTGCTGATTACTCAAAGCTTTCCAACAAGGAAAAACATAAAGTGAGTATCTCTCCTACTGTTGATTCAACTACTTAACCTTTTGAAATGTGTTCCATTTTTACAaagtgaacaagttgtgaacagagtttctttcctttttttagcTAAGAAAACCAGTGGTGGAAAAAATGCGTCGCGATCGCATCAACAACTGCATTGAACAGCTTAAGGTGATGCTGGAGAAAGAATTCCACCAGCAAGACCCCAACACCAAGCTGGAGAAAGCCGACATTCTGGAGATGACTGTCGTCTTCTTGAAGCAGCAGCTGCAAAGCCAGATCTCAGCACCTCAGAAAGCTCACTGTGACGGTTACTCTCAGTGCTGGAGGGAAACCGTGAACTTCCTGTCTGCCAACTCCAAACTAGACGTGACTATTCAGCATCTCAACGGCTGTCAAGAATCCCAGAGAGCGCAGAAAGATTTGCCCGTGTCTCCACGTTCCTCCCCGATCCACCAAGCTCCAATCAAGCAAGAGATCGAGATCAGTGTAAACCGAGCTGTATGGAGACCTTGGTAGAGATCCTAAGTACTGAGACGCTCTCATGTTAACCAGATGGTAGTTTCGCCATCTCTTATGATGTAGGAGATTTGTATTTCCACGTATTTTGAAGATGGAGtttgaaataaagaaagaatCATCTTCTCTTTGAGAAGCACTTAATGAACGTTCAAATTCTTCATATTGAAGACTTTTGAAAGCTGAACTTGATAAGTTTTCTTTGTGAAGTATTTTATTTTACAGAAAGTCTGTATGTCTTCATTAATTCTGCTTAGAATAAGCATTTTAATGACTTGTTGGATTATGTTCTTGTAATCTTTGATTTCGATCTTTTATAAGAGCAGTTGAGAAATTGTACATTTTCTCATCTTGGTACTTTAATGCACCGAAATGAAGAGTTGACACTGTGTGTCTGGTGTTGTTCCTTAATAAAGGCAATTGACTTCTAAAATGAACTTGTGACTTTCTTTTCAAATTCTTTACTAATCCATACTgcgacagcacacacacacacacacacacacacttcagatcTTAATGAAGATTCCAGATACATCCAAACACGAGAACTAAAACCGAGGCTTTAAAAATATGCAAAAAGATTTTGTAATAATGTGCAATGTTTCTTGGTTAAATTTCTTGGTTTTGTTGCTGCTTATTGTGTACACATATATAGACGGATGTTGGGTACACTTCTGAGATAAACCTTAAAAAAGTGATAGAGTCACTTTTGAAACCAGTAGCGTTTCTTGGTTTCAGTATTTTTCTCAGTACTGTAGCTGTCGCACTTGGTAAGAAATTTAACTATGCAAGTCAGGAGACATTTATCATATTCACAATGCAACTTACATAAGTTCAGCTTTATTCATATATTAGATTAAATAACATATAACATTATTCAAAAATTTCAACCAATCTCTTTTTCAGTTTTCAGCTTAACTCTGATTATCAGTGTAAACTTCCGAACCAAATTACTGAATTGGATCTGAATTGGATCTGACTTTTAAGTTTCATGTTATATCCCTTCATTTCATAACGAATCTCTGAACTCTAATTAAATCTCTCTTTTGTGGTCTTATCATCCCTTTCCCATGATAACATGAGCACAGGCCATAACTGATATTTAGATATTTAGTAAGAAGCTATTCTGTTTCTATAAACAGGTTTGACAATGCAGACTGATTGCACACAAAGGCGATGCTCCGTTTACAATACATTTCTCGGCGTCTAACAGCATGGGTTTGAGACACTCCAAGCTTTCCCACACTCAATCGTCCAATCAGAGGCTTGTGTGCAACACTTGATAACATCAATGGCTTGAGCCTGAGGGCAAACCTGAGCTGGAAAAGAAAAAACGGAGGGACACCAGGAAGCGGAGTGTGTCTCTCAGTGGGGGACATAGAAACGCCGTGTGCGTGTGTGGGGAGGGGGAGTTGCTGTCTCTTAATGCAACTTAGAACTTGACAAAGACCAAAGGCTTTACACAAGAGTAAACTCACATGCCATGCCACGTActctacactgagtgcagaattattaggcaagtgagtattttgaccacaacatccttttaatgcatgttgtcccactccaagctgtttaggcttgaaagcctactaccaattaagtatatcaggtgctgtgcatctgtgtaatgagagggggtgtggtctaatgacatcaacaccctatatcaggtgtgcataattattaggcaacctcttttcctctggcaaaatgggtcagaagagagatctgacagactttgaaaagtataaaattgtgagatgtcttgcagacggatgcagcactcttgaaattgcgaagatgttgaaacgtgatcaccgaacaatcaagcgtttcattgcaaatagtcaacagggtcgaaagaaacgtgtggggaaaaaaaaggtgcaaaataactgcacatgatctgcggaaaatcaagcgtgaagctaacaagcagccattagcatccagttctgccatattccagagttgcaacattcctggagtgtcaaagagtacaaggtgtgcaatactgagggacatggccaaggtacggaaggctgaaaaacgaccaccactgagtaaggcacacaagataaaatgtcaagactgggccaagaaatatcttaagactgatttttctaaggtgctgtggtctgatgagatgagagtgactcttgatgggccagatggatgggcctgtggctggatcagtaatgggcacagagctccactctgactcggacgccagcaaggtggaggtggagtactgctatgggctggtatcatcaaagacgagcttgttggaccttttcgagttgaggatggactcaaactcaactcccagacctactgccagttcctggaagaaaccttcaagcagtagtataggaaaaagtcagcatctttcaagaacatcatgattttcatgcaggataacgttccatctcatgcgtccaaatactccactgcgtggctagccagtaaaggtctgaaaggtgaaaaaaataatgacatggcccccttgttcacctgacctaaaccccatagagaacctgtggtccattataaaacgtgaggtctacaaagagggaaaacagtacacctctctgaacagcgtctgggaggccgtggttgctgctgcacacaatgttggtcgtgaacagataaagaaattgacagaatctatggatggaaggcttttgagtgtcctcatgaagaagggtggctatattggtcactgatttgtttttgttttgtgtttgaatgtcagatatgtttatttgcaaatctggagttgtcatatcagtgtacctggtgaaaataaataagtgaaatggctacacatttggtttttattaagttgcctaataattctgcacagtgaaagttacctgaacacatacatattctcctaaaatggccaaaactaaaaacaccccactctaacttccatacatattcagctttgatatttatgagtctttttgtttgattgagaacatagttgttgttcaataataaaactaatcctcaaaaatacaacttgcctaataattctgcactccgtgtagtcTCAGATTTCCATATAAAGCCATGAGAGTGAAAAAAGTGTGTCAGTGTGTCATCTATAGCATCAAcattttatctttattttatta belongs to Neoarius graeffei isolate fNeoGra1 chromosome 26, fNeoGra1.pri, whole genome shotgun sequence and includes:
- the her15.1 gene encoding hairy and enhancer of split-related 15, tandem duplicate 1; this encodes MAPTYMPSADYSKLSNKEKHKLRKPVVEKMRRDRINNCIEQLKVMLEKEFHQQDPNTKLEKADILEMTVVFLKQQLQSQISAPQKAHCDGYSQCWRETVNFLSANSKLDVTIQHLNGCQESQRAQKDLPVSPRSSPIHQAPIKQEIEISVNRAVWRPW